A region from the Beduinella massiliensis genome encodes:
- a CDS encoding DDE-type integrase/transposase/recombinase, translated as MSKSITQVMAYRQSLMKYAEKYGVSRASRKYNKSRSYIYFWKARWDGSMASLACQSRRPHSHPNQHTEAELKLIRDMRRRDPKLGMVELWHRLRRRGYTRRPESLFRVMRKLGLFPQVEKKPAYRPKPYEQMTYPGQRVQVDVKVVPRRCIADPELRLFQYTAMDEFTRLRFLAAYPEQSTYSSADFLKRLFKWYARRGIRVECVQTDNGFEFTNRFSNSKRNQVTLFEKTAADLGIRHKLIKPYTPRHNGKVERSHREDQKLFYNTHSFFSLDDFGGQLAAHQARTNNRPMRPLLWVSPREFLLAFTVQDV; from the coding sequence ATGAGCAAGAGTATAACACAGGTCATGGCATATCGGCAATCCCTGATGAAGTATGCGGAGAAATACGGCGTGAGCCGGGCCAGCCGGAAATACAACAAGAGCCGGTCGTATATCTACTTCTGGAAAGCTCGCTGGGATGGGAGCATGGCCTCCCTAGCCTGCCAGTCCCGGCGTCCCCACAGTCATCCCAACCAGCATACCGAAGCAGAGCTGAAGCTAATCCGGGATATGCGCCGCAGAGATCCCAAACTAGGTATGGTGGAACTGTGGCACCGCTTACGTCGGCGGGGGTATACCCGCCGCCCGGAGAGCCTCTTCCGCGTGATGCGGAAACTAGGGTTATTCCCACAAGTAGAGAAGAAGCCGGCTTATAGGCCCAAGCCTTATGAGCAGATGACCTATCCTGGACAGCGCGTTCAGGTGGATGTGAAGGTGGTGCCCCGCCGCTGTATCGCGGACCCGGAGCTGCGCCTGTTTCAGTACACTGCCATGGATGAGTTTACCCGACTGCGCTTCCTGGCCGCCTACCCTGAGCAGTCCACCTATTCTTCCGCTGACTTTCTCAAAAGGCTGTTCAAGTGGTATGCCCGCCGGGGTATCCGGGTAGAGTGTGTCCAGACCGACAACGGCTTTGAATTCACCAACCGCTTTTCCAACAGCAAACGCAATCAGGTGACTCTGTTTGAGAAAACGGCTGCTGATCTGGGAATCCGGCATAAGCTCATAAAACCATACACACCTCGCCACAACGGTAAGGTTGAACGCAGTCACAGAGAAGACCAAAAGCTATTCTACAATACCCATTCTTTCTTCTCGCTCGATGACTTTGGTGGGCAGCTAGCTGCCCACCAAGCTCGCACCAACAACAGACCGATGCGCCCTCTCCTTTGGGTTTCGCCTAGAGAGTTCCTTCTTGCTTTCACTGTCCAAGATGTTTGA
- the hisD gene encoding histidinol dehydrogenase, whose protein sequence is MIPILQYGDKEALKERLLSRSQLTDEEITGRVKQIVRDVQERGDAALFEYTERFDKAKLSEKTVRVTEDEIRAAYRAAGEEWIGSMREAAKRITAFHEKQRQRTWIDFEDGIALGQMVRPLERVGVYVPGGTAAYPSSVLMNVLPARVAGVKEIVMVTPPGADGNVSYPLTLVAADIAGVDKIYKVGGAQAVAALAFGTETIPRVDKIVGPGNIYVANAKREVFGHCGIDMVAGPSEVLVIADESANPVYVAADMLSQAEHDPLAAAVVVTDSREMAARVAAEIERQTALLPRREIVDQSLAHYGTIVACENLHQAAEVANLVAPEHLELSVAQPFELLGEIHNAGAVFLGHYAPEPLGDYFAGPNHVLPTSGTARFFSPLNVEDFTKKSSLVYYSREALSAVSDDVVRLARAEGLDAHANAVAVRFGK, encoded by the coding sequence ATGATTCCGATTTTGCAGTACGGCGATAAAGAGGCACTGAAGGAACGCCTGCTTTCGCGTTCACAGCTCACGGACGAGGAGATTACAGGGCGCGTCAAGCAAATCGTGCGCGACGTGCAGGAACGGGGAGACGCGGCGCTCTTCGAGTACACCGAGCGCTTTGACAAGGCGAAGCTGAGCGAAAAGACCGTTCGCGTGACGGAGGATGAAATTCGCGCCGCCTACCGCGCGGCCGGCGAGGAATGGATCGGCTCCATGCGCGAAGCGGCGAAGCGCATCACGGCCTTTCACGAAAAGCAGCGCCAGCGCACGTGGATCGACTTCGAGGACGGCATCGCTCTGGGGCAGATGGTACGGCCGCTGGAGCGCGTGGGCGTCTACGTACCGGGAGGCACGGCGGCCTATCCCTCCAGCGTGCTGATGAACGTGCTGCCCGCACGCGTGGCGGGGGTGAAGGAGATTGTCATGGTGACGCCCCCCGGCGCGGACGGCAACGTCTCCTACCCGCTGACGCTGGTCGCGGCGGACATCGCGGGCGTGGATAAGATTTACAAGGTTGGCGGCGCGCAGGCCGTCGCCGCGCTGGCGTTCGGCACGGAGACGATTCCAAGGGTAGACAAGATCGTGGGCCCCGGCAACATCTACGTCGCCAATGCCAAGCGCGAGGTGTTCGGCCACTGCGGCATCGACATGGTCGCCGGTCCCTCCGAGGTGCTGGTGATTGCGGATGAGAGCGCTAACCCGGTGTACGTCGCGGCGGACATGCTTTCGCAGGCGGAGCACGATCCGCTCGCGGCGGCGGTCGTCGTGACCGATTCGCGGGAAATGGCCGCGCGCGTGGCGGCGGAGATCGAGCGCCAGACCGCGTTGCTTCCCCGCCGGGAGATCGTGGATCAGTCGCTCGCGCACTACGGTACCATCGTCGCCTGCGAGAACCTGCATCAAGCGGCGGAGGTTGCGAACCTCGTCGCCCCGGAGCATCTGGAGCTTTCCGTCGCGCAGCCCTTCGAGCTGCTGGGTGAAATTCACAACGCGGGTGCGGTCTTCCTGGGTCACTATGCGCCGGAGCCGCTGGGCGATTACTTTGCAGGCCCGAACCACGTGCTGCCCACGTCGGGCACGGCGCGGTTCTTTTCTCCGCTCAACGTCGAGGACTTCACCAAGAAATCCTCGCTGGTTTACTACAGCCGCGAGGCGCTTTCGGCGGTGTCGGACGACGTCGTCCGTCTGGCGCGCGCGGAGGGGCTGGACGCGCACGCAAACGCCGTGGCCGTCCGCTTCGGAAAGTGA
- the rbsK gene encoding ribokinase, whose product MKKPRILVVGSLVMDMIFRAKRFVAPGETILGYDFTTASGGKGANQAVQAARLGADVTLVGKIGSDANGQTMTASLREAGVHAKKVIVTDTCASGVSNIQIQTDEHGTQNRILVVPGANHSFLPRDVAFLEEEIVGFDMVVLQLEIPMVINELVARYASAKGVPILLNPAPSDGLSDDLLARLDYIIPNEHEAEDLTGIRPRDERSARAAADALLQRGVKNVIITLGEAGAFYCDGKRSFLCPAISCPRPADPTAAGDSFIGAFSTATCAGMDTADAMTFANQAASISVSRMGAQPSLPALREVNAALAAAGRKTLVY is encoded by the coding sequence ATGAAAAAACCCCGTATTCTCGTCGTCGGCAGCCTCGTCATGGATATGATCTTCCGCGCAAAGCGCTTTGTCGCGCCGGGTGAAACGATCCTGGGCTACGACTTTACCACCGCCTCCGGCGGCAAGGGCGCAAACCAGGCCGTGCAGGCGGCGCGCCTCGGTGCGGACGTGACCCTGGTGGGCAAGATAGGCAGCGACGCCAATGGACAAACCATGACCGCCTCCCTGCGCGAGGCAGGCGTACATGCCAAGAAGGTTATCGTCACGGACACTTGCGCCTCCGGCGTGAGCAACATTCAGATTCAGACGGATGAGCACGGCACGCAAAACCGCATCCTCGTCGTTCCCGGCGCCAATCACAGTTTTCTTCCAAGGGACGTCGCCTTTCTCGAAGAGGAGATCGTCGGATTCGACATGGTGGTTTTGCAGCTCGAAATCCCTATGGTAATCAATGAGCTCGTGGCTCGTTACGCCAGCGCAAAAGGGGTTCCGATTCTGCTGAACCCCGCGCCCTCGGACGGTCTCAGCGACGATCTTTTAGCCCGGCTGGACTACATCATCCCCAACGAACACGAGGCAGAGGACCTCACGGGCATTCGCCCGCGGGACGAACGATCGGCGCGAGCCGCCGCCGACGCGCTTCTCCAGCGCGGCGTAAAGAACGTAATCATTACCCTGGGCGAAGCGGGGGCATTTTACTGCGACGGGAAGCGCTCTTTTTTGTGCCCGGCGATTTCCTGCCCCAGACCGGCCGACCCGACCGCGGCCGGTGACAGCTTCATCGGCGCCTTTTCTACGGCGACCTGCGCGGGCATGGACACGGCAGACGCGATGACCTTCGCCAACCAAGCGGCTTCCATCTCCGTATCTCGCATGGGTGCGCAGCCCAGCCTTCCCGCGCTTCGCGAGGTCAACGCGGCGCTCGCAGCGGCGGGCCGCAAAACGCTTGTTTACTGA
- the hisG gene encoding ATP phosphoribosyltransferase, translated as MEPVTIALAKGRLAEQTMELLEAVGIDCAQVRSPGRKLVFSEPTGRFRFILVKPSDVPTYVDHGVADIGVAGKDTLMEENRPLYELLDLGFGRCRLCIAGFPEGKRRAVTDANFRVATKYPNIAREYYGAKGQTIEIIKLNGSVELGPLVGLSDVILDVVESGGTLRANGLEIQETVVQDVSARMVVNCVSLKTKGERIRWLIDSVAQELIRRREAERA; from the coding sequence ATGGAACCCGTAACCATAGCGCTCGCCAAGGGACGATTGGCGGAACAGACGATGGAGCTCCTGGAAGCGGTCGGTATAGACTGCGCGCAGGTACGAAGCCCCGGGCGAAAGCTGGTCTTTTCCGAGCCCACGGGCCGCTTTCGCTTCATCCTGGTCAAGCCCAGCGACGTGCCGACGTACGTCGATCACGGCGTGGCGGACATCGGCGTGGCGGGCAAGGATACCCTGATGGAGGAAAACCGGCCGCTGTACGAGCTCCTCGACCTGGGCTTTGGCAGGTGCAGGCTGTGCATCGCGGGCTTTCCGGAGGGCAAGCGGCGCGCGGTGACGGACGCGAACTTCCGCGTGGCGACGAAGTATCCCAACATCGCGCGCGAGTATTACGGCGCGAAGGGGCAGACCATCGAAATCATCAAGCTGAACGGCTCGGTCGAGCTGGGGCCGCTGGTGGGCCTCTCGGACGTCATTTTGGACGTCGTCGAAAGCGGCGGCACGCTGCGCGCGAACGGCCTGGAAATTCAGGAGACGGTCGTTCAGGACGTCAGCGCCCGCATGGTCGTCAACTGCGTCTCGCTCAAGACGAAGGGCGAACGCATCCGCTGGCTGATCGATTCCGTGGCGCAGGAGCTCATAAGACGCAGGGAGGCTGAAAGAGCATGA
- the era gene encoding GTPase Era — protein sequence MPEKKTPFHSGFVAILGRPNVGKSTLMNKMIGEKVAIVSNRPQTTRNRIMGVVSHDDWQIVFLDTPGLHKPRTRLGEYMVKAAKDATDGIDALIVMVDASEVGPNDREIVETMKKERVPKVLVVNKTDMVAEEKLMSVLASFNDCGYDAVVPLSAQTGKGLEELTRVLRGFLPEGPRYFPGDMVTDQPERVLCAEIIREKALRNLREEVPHGIGVEMMAMTRLSDTLTEIQATIYCEKASHKGIIIGKQGAMLKTIGTQARLDIERLLDTKVSLKLWVKVREDWRNRKDDLRTLGYE from the coding sequence ATGCCGGAAAAGAAAACGCCCTTTCACTCGGGCTTCGTGGCCATCCTGGGCCGCCCGAACGTGGGCAAATCGACGCTGATGAACAAGATGATCGGCGAGAAGGTCGCCATCGTCTCCAACCGCCCCCAGACGACGCGCAACCGCATCATGGGCGTCGTGTCGCATGACGACTGGCAGATCGTCTTTTTGGACACGCCCGGCCTGCACAAGCCGCGTACGCGCCTGGGGGAGTACATGGTGAAGGCCGCGAAGGACGCGACCGACGGGATCGATGCGCTGATCGTGATGGTGGATGCCTCCGAGGTCGGGCCCAATGACCGAGAGATCGTGGAGACGATGAAGAAGGAACGGGTGCCTAAGGTGCTCGTCGTCAACAAGACGGACATGGTGGCGGAGGAGAAGCTCATGAGCGTGCTCGCCTCCTTCAACGACTGCGGCTACGACGCGGTGGTACCGTTAAGCGCGCAGACGGGCAAGGGGCTGGAGGAGCTTACGCGCGTGCTGCGCGGTTTTCTGCCCGAGGGCCCGCGCTATTTTCCCGGCGACATGGTGACCGACCAGCCGGAACGCGTGCTGTGCGCGGAGATCATCCGCGAAAAGGCGCTTCGGAACCTGCGCGAGGAGGTTCCGCACGGCATCGGCGTGGAGATGATGGCGATGACCCGCCTGTCGGACACTCTGACGGAGATTCAGGCGACGATCTACTGCGAAAAGGCGTCGCATAAGGGCATTATTATCGGCAAGCAGGGCGCGATGCTGAAGACCATCGGAACGCAGGCGCGCTTGGACATCGAGCGGCTGCTGGATACGAAGGTTTCGCTCAAGCTGTGGGTCAAGGTGCGGGAGGATTGGCGCAACCGCAAGGATGACCTGCGTACCCTGGGCTACGAATAA
- the hisZ gene encoding ATP phosphoribosyltransferase regulatory subunit, whose product MNRLSKQIPEGMQDTLPGECRQKRKVEGALRALFERSGFAEVQTPALEYCDVFAGGVSGIAPEQMYKTFDKNGRILAVRPDNTTPVMRMAVTRMQGAPLPLRLCYVQDALKYPARANPRFSQATQAGVELMGESSAEADAEVIALAVRSLLSAGLRSFQIDIGQVGFFKGLMEEAGLHEDEIEQLRGYVEEKNMLAIELTLGSKPVSDEVKRRIMRLPQLYGGPEVLDAAQAMSAAPLCQRALQNLRDVLSVLSDYGLLQYVSIDLGMVHAIDYYTGMILRGITSQLGQPLLSGGRYDLLAAGFERPMPAVGFALDIKQLLIALERQGEPFDPPVSDVLLAFAPGARAQALLLATQLRGEGRSVELCYQRGAEELSALAAQKRARRAVYVDGRGAHDVWKEGAQAWNP is encoded by the coding sequence ATGAACCGATTGAGCAAGCAGATCCCCGAGGGCATGCAGGACACCCTGCCCGGCGAGTGCAGACAAAAACGAAAGGTGGAGGGCGCGCTTCGCGCGCTCTTTGAAAGAAGCGGCTTTGCCGAGGTGCAGACCCCGGCGCTCGAATACTGCGACGTGTTCGCGGGCGGCGTCAGCGGCATCGCGCCGGAACAGATGTACAAGACGTTTGATAAAAACGGACGCATCCTGGCTGTCAGGCCGGACAACACCACACCCGTGATGCGCATGGCCGTAACGCGCATGCAGGGTGCGCCGCTCCCGCTCAGGCTCTGTTATGTGCAGGACGCGCTCAAGTACCCCGCGCGCGCCAACCCGCGCTTTTCGCAGGCGACGCAGGCGGGTGTGGAGCTGATGGGGGAGTCCTCCGCCGAGGCGGACGCGGAGGTCATCGCCCTGGCGGTGCGTTCGCTGCTGAGCGCGGGGCTGCGGTCGTTTCAAATCGACATCGGCCAGGTGGGCTTTTTCAAGGGACTGATGGAGGAGGCGGGGCTGCACGAGGACGAGATCGAGCAGCTGCGCGGCTATGTCGAGGAAAAGAACATGCTCGCCATCGAGCTGACGCTCGGCTCTAAACCGGTGAGCGACGAGGTTAAGCGGCGCATCATGCGTTTGCCGCAGCTGTACGGCGGGCCGGAGGTGCTGGATGCGGCGCAGGCCATGTCCGCGGCGCCGCTGTGCCAGCGTGCACTGCAGAATCTGCGCGACGTGCTCAGCGTGCTTTCCGACTACGGTCTTTTGCAATACGTCTCCATCGACCTTGGCATGGTGCACGCCATCGATTACTACACGGGCATGATCCTGCGCGGCATCACCTCGCAGCTCGGTCAGCCGCTGCTCTCCGGCGGCAGGTACGACCTGCTCGCGGCGGGTTTTGAGCGCCCGATGCCTGCGGTGGGGTTTGCGCTGGACATCAAGCAACTGCTGATCGCTTTGGAGCGTCAGGGGGAGCCGTTTGATCCCCCCGTGAGCGACGTGTTGCTGGCCTTTGCGCCGGGGGCGCGTGCACAGGCGCTGCTGCTTGCGACGCAGCTTCGCGGCGAGGGGCGTTCGGTGGAGCTGTGCTATCAGCGTGGCGCGGAGGAGCTCTCGGCGCTGGCTGCTCAAAAGAGGGCGCGGCGTGCCGTCTATGTGGATGGGCGCGGGGCGCACGATGTTTGGAAGGAGGGGGCACAGGCATGGAACCCGTAA
- a CDS encoding alpha/beta-type small acid-soluble spore protein has protein sequence MYNNQNTQNMPNVGAGAGTNNSGSSNSNRTVVPEAKQALNTMKYEIANELGINLKQGYNGDLPSRQAGYIGGYMVKKMIEQQERQMSGK, from the coding sequence ATGTATAACAACCAGAACACCCAGAATATGCCCAACGTCGGCGCGGGCGCCGGCACGAACAACAGCGGCTCTTCCAACTCCAACCGTACCGTCGTGCCGGAAGCCAAGCAGGCGCTGAACACGATGAAGTATGAGATCGCCAACGAGCTGGGCATCAACCTCAAGCAGGGCTACAACGGCGATCTGCCTTCCCGTCAGGCCGGCTACATCGGCGGCTACATGGTCAAGAAAATGATCGAGCAGCAGGAGCGCCAGATGAGCGGCAAGTAA
- the hisB gene encoding imidazoleglycerol-phosphate dehydratase HisB: MRKAEIERKTNETDIRLSFSLDGEGRADVRCGIGFFEHMLSAFCRFGLFDMELTCAGDLDVDAHHTVEDVGICLGQAIAQSLGDKRGITRLGHACVPMDEALAFVALDVSGRPFLVFDAQFSAPMVGAMDTQLAQEFFRAVAVGAGLTLHMRVPYGQNDHHKIEALFKAFGRALMDASSLDPRVRGVPSTKGVL; the protein is encoded by the coding sequence ATGCGCAAAGCAGAAATCGAAAGAAAGACGAACGAGACGGACATTCGCCTCTCTTTTTCGCTGGACGGCGAGGGACGGGCGGACGTGCGCTGTGGAATCGGTTTTTTTGAGCACATGCTCTCGGCGTTTTGCCGCTTTGGCCTCTTCGACATGGAGTTGACCTGCGCGGGCGATCTGGACGTGGACGCGCACCATACGGTGGAGGACGTCGGCATCTGTCTGGGCCAGGCGATCGCGCAGTCGCTCGGCGATAAGCGCGGCATCACGCGCCTGGGGCACGCCTGTGTGCCCATGGACGAGGCGTTGGCGTTCGTCGCGCTGGACGTTTCAGGCAGGCCGTTCCTCGTGTTTGACGCGCAGTTTTCGGCCCCCATGGTGGGGGCGATGGACACGCAGCTCGCGCAGGAGTTCTTCCGCGCGGTCGCGGTCGGCGCGGGGCTGACGCTGCACATGCGGGTGCCTTACGGGCAGAACGATCACCACAAGATCGAGGCGCTGTTTAAGGCGTTTGGACGGGCGCTGATGGACGCGTCGTCGCTCGACCCGCGCGTGAGGGGTGTGCCGTCTACAAAAGGCGTACTGTGA
- a CDS encoding dihydrodipicolinate synthase family protein has protein sequence MKSYPYGVWPVMLTPFTDKGEIDEDGLYALVDWYIQKGVDGLFASCQSSEIFHMTFEERMRIAKITVNAAHGRVPVIGSGFTDYREAEQVRDIYAMRDTGVEAVILLTNRLASEGEDDDMLLRRLYSLLEQVDDDIPLGLYECPFPYKRLLSPRVIREIAATGRFHFLKDTSLNAPQIREKLAVIQNTPLKLYNAHIATLLESLRDGAYGFSGIMANFHPEVYVWLTRNVQHPNAEKVQHVLTAASLLEHELYPTNAKYFLREIAKLPITIRCRTQDDRLLSPHFMEETRQVAALVSEACTALCK, from the coding sequence ATGAAGTCTTATCCGTATGGCGTATGGCCCGTAATGCTGACCCCCTTTACCGATAAAGGGGAAATCGACGAAGATGGGCTTTACGCGCTGGTCGACTGGTACATTCAAAAGGGCGTGGACGGCCTGTTCGCGTCCTGTCAATCCAGCGAGATTTTTCATATGACCTTTGAGGAACGCATGCGCATTGCGAAAATCACGGTGAACGCTGCACATGGCCGTGTGCCGGTGATCGGTTCGGGCTTTACAGATTACCGCGAAGCGGAACAAGTGCGCGATATCTACGCCATGCGGGATACCGGCGTGGAAGCGGTGATCCTGCTGACGAATCGCCTGGCGAGCGAGGGGGAAGACGACGATATGCTGCTGCGGCGTCTTTACAGCCTGCTCGAACAAGTGGACGACGACATTCCGCTGGGACTGTACGAATGCCCGTTTCCCTACAAGCGCCTGCTGTCGCCGCGCGTCATCCGTGAAATTGCCGCTACCGGACGGTTCCACTTTCTTAAGGACACCAGCCTGAACGCGCCTCAAATTCGCGAAAAGCTCGCGGTCATCCAAAACACGCCGCTCAAGCTGTACAACGCTCACATCGCCACGCTTCTGGAATCGCTGCGGGATGGGGCTTATGGCTTCTCCGGCATCATGGCGAACTTCCACCCGGAAGTCTACGTCTGGCTCACCCGCAACGTTCAACATCCCAATGCCGAGAAGGTGCAGCATGTTCTTACCGCCGCTTCCTTGCTGGAGCACGAGCTCTACCCCACGAACGCCAAGTACTTCCTCAGGGAGATCGCGAAGCTCCCCATTACGATTCGCTGCCGTACACAGGACGACCGTCTTTTATCCCCCCACTTCATGGAAGAAACCCGGCAGGTCGCAGCGCTGGTGAGCGAGGCATGCACGGCCCTGTGTAAATAA
- the hisA gene encoding 1-(5-phosphoribosyl)-5-[(5-phosphoribosylamino)methylideneamino]imidazole-4-carboxamide isomerase encodes MIIYPAIDMKDGRCVRLLQGRAEDVTDYGDPCEVARRWAQAGARWIHLVDLDGAFSGQGKNREVIARIAQEQSVPVQLGGGIRTMADVEDRLERVGVSRVILGTAAVENPRLVKEACRAYPGRVAVGIDARDGFVAVRGWTERSDVPALELARRVRDAGVETVVYTDISKDGMMQGPSIEQTARMVRESGLRVIGSGGVSSLADIGALKEAGCAGVITGKALYSGAFTLAQALGYEED; translated from the coding sequence ATGATTATCTATCCAGCTATAGACATGAAGGACGGACGGTGCGTGCGTCTCTTGCAGGGGCGCGCGGAGGACGTCACGGATTACGGCGATCCGTGCGAGGTGGCGCGGCGCTGGGCGCAGGCAGGGGCGAGATGGATTCACCTCGTCGACCTGGACGGGGCCTTTAGCGGACAAGGCAAGAACCGGGAAGTCATCGCGCGCATCGCGCAGGAGCAGAGTGTTCCCGTGCAGCTGGGCGGCGGCATCCGCACGATGGCGGACGTGGAGGACAGGCTCGAGCGCGTGGGCGTGTCGCGCGTGATTCTGGGCACGGCGGCGGTTGAAAACCCGCGGCTCGTCAAAGAGGCCTGCCGGGCGTATCCAGGGCGCGTCGCCGTCGGCATCGACGCCAGGGACGGCTTTGTGGCGGTGCGCGGGTGGACGGAGCGCTCGGACGTTCCGGCGCTGGAGCTCGCGCGCCGCGTGCGCGATGCGGGCGTCGAAACGGTCGTCTATACCGATATCTCTAAGGACGGTATGATGCAGGGCCCCAGTATCGAACAGACGGCGCGGATGGTGCGCGAGAGCGGCCTTCGGGTGATCGGTTCGGGCGGCGTGAGCAGCCTGGCGGACATCGGGGCGCTGAAAGAGGCGGGGTGCGCGGGCGTCATCACGGGCAAGGCGCTCTACAGCGGCGCGTTTACGCTCGCGCAGGCACTTGGCTATGAGGAGGATTGA
- a CDS encoding small, acid-soluble spore protein, alpha/beta type — protein sequence MASNNGSSNKVNVPEAREALNNMKFEIARELGVNLKQGYNGDLTSRENGYVGGYMVKRLIEQAERQMAGR from the coding sequence ATGGCAAGCAACAACGGATCTTCGAACAAGGTCAACGTTCCGGAGGCGCGCGAGGCGCTCAACAACATGAAGTTTGAGATCGCTCGCGAACTGGGCGTCAACCTCAAGCAGGGCTACAACGGCGATCTGACCTCGCGTGAGAATGGCTACGTCGGCGGTTACATGGTGAAGCGCCTGATCGAGCAGGCGGAACGTCAGATGGCGGGCCGCTAA
- the recO gene encoding DNA repair protein RecO, giving the protein MGNFTIHAVVVRHADYRENDRMLTLFSPVLGRVEALCRGCRRQKSPLLAASELLCAGEYVLYQKNDRCTVVSCAVQDSFYPLRGDYERLTHGLYITELCDAAIQPGQEAERLFLLLLRSLAHLAYGKAPADRLTSIFLCGYASLLGYRPRLGSCLRCGVPLPEPGKEAYFDHGAGGVLCVSCAQGRPVMETGAAQRISRETLIFLQGTMKLGLAMLDSEIAMPEKTLPLLRRYVETRVEKTIRSAKLIT; this is encoded by the coding sequence ATGGGTAACTTTACCATCCATGCGGTCGTCGTGCGCCATGCGGATTACCGTGAAAACGATCGCATGCTCACGTTGTTTTCGCCGGTGCTGGGGCGCGTGGAAGCGCTCTGCCGCGGATGCCGCAGGCAAAAGAGCCCGCTGCTCGCGGCATCAGAGCTGCTCTGCGCGGGCGAGTACGTGCTCTATCAGAAAAACGACCGCTGCACCGTGGTCTCCTGTGCGGTGCAGGACAGCTTTTATCCCCTGCGCGGCGATTACGAGCGGCTTACGCACGGGCTTTACATCACAGAGCTGTGCGATGCGGCGATCCAGCCGGGTCAGGAGGCCGAGCGGCTCTTTCTGTTGCTGCTGCGCTCTTTAGCGCATCTGGCGTACGGCAAGGCGCCTGCGGATCGTTTGACGTCGATCTTCCTGTGCGGATATGCGTCGCTGCTCGGCTACAGGCCGAGGCTTGGAAGCTGCCTTCGGTGCGGCGTCCCCCTGCCGGAGCCGGGCAAAGAGGCTTATTTCGATCACGGCGCGGGCGGCGTGCTGTGCGTTTCCTGCGCTCAGGGAAGACCTGTGATGGAAACGGGCGCCGCGCAGCGCATCTCGCGCGAGACGCTGATCTTCTTGCAGGGGACGATGAAACTGGGCCTTGCCATGCTGGACAGCGAAATTGCAATGCCCGAAAAGACGCTCCCGCTCCTTCGCCGCTATGTAGAAACGCGGGTGGAAAAGACGATTCGTTCCGCAAAGCTCATCACATGA
- the hisIE gene encoding bifunctional phosphoribosyl-AMP cyclohydrolase/phosphoribosyl-ATP diphosphatase HisIE, with translation MELSAIKFDEHGLVPAVAQDAKTGAVLMLAYMNEESLRRTIDTGYATYYSRSRKTLWKKGETSGHVQRVREILYDCDGDTLLLKVVQTGAACHTGAYSCFQNALLAPQETEANPGAKVLQEVYNVVLDRMANPKEGSYTNYLLDKGVEKIAKKVGEEATETVIAAIKNDKDETCYEASDLLYHLLVLLAQRGITLDEIWTELASRR, from the coding sequence ATGGAACTTAGCGCAATCAAGTTTGACGAACACGGCCTCGTGCCCGCGGTGGCGCAGGACGCGAAGACGGGCGCGGTGCTGATGCTCGCGTACATGAACGAGGAGTCGCTTCGCCGCACGATCGATACGGGATACGCGACATACTACAGCCGCAGCAGGAAAACCCTCTGGAAGAAGGGCGAGACGAGCGGCCACGTGCAGCGCGTGCGCGAGATCCTCTACGACTGCGACGGGGACACGCTGCTGCTCAAGGTCGTACAGACGGGTGCGGCCTGCCACACGGGCGCGTATTCCTGTTTTCAAAATGCGCTGCTCGCACCGCAGGAAACGGAAGCCAACCCCGGCGCAAAGGTCCTTCAGGAGGTTTACAACGTCGTGCTCGACCGCATGGCGAATCCCAAGGAGGGCAGCTATACCAATTATCTGCTAGACAAGGGCGTCGAAAAGATTGCTAAAAAGGTTGGAGAAGAGGCGACGGAGACGGTGATCGCCGCGATCAAGAACGACAAGGACGAGACATGCTACGAGGCGTCTGACCTGCTCTATCACCTGCTCGTGCTGCTCGCGCAAAGAGGGATTACGTTGGACGAAATCTGGACGGAGCTCGCTTCGCGCCGTTGA